In Rhodococcus pseudokoreensis, the DNA window GCCACGTCGGCGGGGACGTCGTCGCCGACGGGAACGACGGACCGCCGGTTGACGACGGCGTGCGTCGCGAATCCGGACACCCCGAGGTGGTGATGCACGGGGTCGTCGCCGCGGTGCAGTCGCGCTCCCCCGTCGAGCAGGGTTCCGGCGTTGTTGGCGCTGGTTCCGGGCACGCACGGCATGCGGCCGTCCGTGGCGCAGCCCTCACACTCCCCGCAGCGCGGAAGGAACGTCATGACCACGCGCTGCCCGACCCTGACGTCGTCGACTCCGGCGCCGAGTTGCGTGATCCGTCCCGCTGCCTCGTGCCCGAGGAGCATCGGGACCGGGCGCACCCGGTTGCCGTCGACGACGGACAGATCGGAGTGGCACAGACCCGCGGCCTCGATCCGGACGAGGATCTCGCCTGCACCGGGTTCGTCGAGGTCGAGCTCGGAGATCGAGATCGGCGCCGACTCGGCGAACGGGCGCGTTCTCCCGATCTCCTCGAGTACCGCTCCACGGATCTTCATCTCGGGCTGCTCCTGTCGGTGGTCGGCGAATCCTCGTTACCGGACGATGCCGCGCACCGAGGCCGGCAGGTCACGCTTGCGACGATACGGTCCGACGACGGCGGCGCCGAACGGGCGCTGCAGCAGGACCCTCGCGACGTCGCGCACCTCGTCGGTGGTGACCGCGTCGATCTTGCTCAGGGTTTCAGTGATACTGCGGTGATTGCCGTAGTTGAGCTCGCTGCGACCGATGCGGTGCATCCGTGAACCCGAATCCTCCAACCCCAGAACCAGTCCGCCCCGCAGCGAACCCTTGGCGCGGGCGCATTCGGCGTCGGTGATGCCCTCGGCGGCCACGTTCGAGAGCACCTCGCGGATCACCGTGGTGACCTCGCCGAGGTTCTCTGGCTGACACCCGGCGTAGATCGAGAACGCACCCGTGTCGGAGAACGTGTCGATGCCCGAGTACACGGAATATGCCAGGCCGCGGATCTCCCGCACTTCCTGGAACAGCCGGGAACTGAGCCCGCCGCCGACAGCGGCGTTGAGTACCGACAGTGCCCAGCGGTGGGACTCGTGCCGCCCGAACGCGCGCACCCCGAGCGAGAGGTGGACCTGTTCGCTGTCCCGGTTGGTCAGGCTGAGTGCCGGTTCGGTCCGCAGGCGCAGGGTGCCGGCGCGGCGGGGAGCCGGTTCGGACGCCGATTCGAGGTGCCCGGCGAACGCGCGCCGCACCAGTTCGACCGTGTGGTCGTGCTCCACGTTGCCGGCGACGGCGACCACCATGCGCGGCGGCGTGTAGCGCCGCACGTGGAACGAGTGGAGTTGGGTGCGGGTCATCGATTCGATGGATTCGACGCTGCCGATCACCGGCCTGCCCACCGGATGGTCGCCGTACAGGGCGGTCAGGAACGCGTCGCCGAGGAGGTCTTCCGGGTCGTCGTCGCGCATCGAGATCTCTTCGAGGACCACCTGGCGTTCCACGTCCACGTCGGACGACCGGCAGCGACCGCGCAGGACGACGTCACTGACGAGGTCGATGGCGAGCGGCAGGTCGTCGTCGAGCACGTGCGCGTAGAAGCAGGTGTGCTCCTTGGACGTGAAGGCGTTGAGTTCGCCGCCGACACCGTCCATCACCTGCGCGATGTCGAGAGCACTGCGAGACGGCGTGGCCTTGAACAGCAGGTGCTCGAGGAAGTGCGCCGCACCGGCGACGGTGGGCTGCTCGTCGCGTGATCCGACACCCACCCAGACGCCCACGGACGCGGATCGGACACCGGGAACGTATTCGGTGACCACCCGGAGCCCGCCGGGGAGCACGGTGCGCCGGACGCCTGCATCCGGCTCGTGCAGGGTCGGTGCTTGGGTGAGTGCGGCAGTGCGGCTGCGATCGATCTTGGCCATGTAGTGGTTCAGCGGTCCTCGAAAGCTGGGCGTCGTCGAACGGCAAACTTTACACGCGGCGCCAGACAGCGCTTCACCAGCCTCGACGACGGGGTGGCGAACCGGTGAACTCGCCGACCACCACCGCGCAACCCATAGCCGGGGCGCGGCTTTCAGCGTCGGGTGTGTCGATGCCGGGTGGTGCCGGACCGCAGGTCGGTCGCCGCCAGCACCGCAATCCGCTCGGTGCGCTGGCCGGGCCGGATCAGCTCCCGCGACTCCAGCATCCTCGTGCGGGACGCGAGCGCGGGACCGAACGGCACGTCCTCCGACGCGACCACGTCCACCCGCAGTCCCCGCTCTTCCAGCATCGCCCGCGTCTTGTCCACCCCGTTGAGCGTCGACTGGACGAGGAGCAGGGTGCCGCCGGGAGCAAGGAGGTCCGGGGTTTCGCTGCAGATCCGGTCGAGTACGGCGCGCCCGTCGACGCCGGCGTCCCAGGCTCGCGCGAGTACCCGGCCCGGCCTTCCGTCGTCGGTCGCGGGCGCGTAGGGCGGGTTGGCCACCACCACGTCGAATCGAAGCGTCCGGACGGCGTCCACCAGGTCGCCCCGCACCACACGGATGGTCCGGCGGTTCAGTTTGGCGTTGAGCCACGTACTGATCGCGGCGCGGCGCGACACGTCGACCGCGGTCACCCAGCCGGCCCCCGCCGCGCACGCCTCGACACTCAACGCCCCTGTGCCACAGCAGAGATCGAGCACACGGGTGCCCGGACCGAGATCTCGGGCGGCCAGCGCCTCGGCGAGCAGCCACGTGTCGCGCTGGGGGCGATACACCCCGGGTAGACGAACGAGCATGATCGGCTCCCTCCCTCGCCGTTCCCTACAAGCGTGGCCAGTACCGCGAGTTACACGCAACTCGACACGGCCCAATTCACCCGTTGTTCACGTCCACCCCCTCCGCGCTGTCGGCCGGGGCCGAAAACGGGTACTCCTCCCCCGTGCCGCATTCCTTCTCAGCTGATTCCGACGCCCCGGTGGACACGATGTGGGCGCTCGTCGCACGGCCGTCGCGCTGGCCCGAGTGGGCTCCGCACGTGCGCGGCGCGTGGGGTCTCGGATTCCCCGAAATCGAAGCCGGCAGATGCGGCGCGGCACGACTGCTCTGGATCGTGCCGGTTCCCGCATCCATCTCCGCCAAGACACCGGGCCGCTCCTGGACGTGGCGGGTGGGACCGATGACGCTCGATCACCTCGTCGAGCCCCGCGGCACCGGTTCGCGGATCACGATGACGATGTCCGCGCCGGGGCCGCTCGATGCGGTGCTCGGCGTCACCTACGGCCCGGTCGTGCGGACTCTCGTCCGCCGACTCGCCCGCGTCGCCGGCGAACGCTAGGCCGGTCGTCGCAGGTACAGATCTCGCAGCAGCGCCACTTCGGCACCGTGGTGGATGACCTCGCGATTGATGTGCAACACCAGCGCCGCCATCGGGTAGTCCGCGAACGGTCCCTCGCTGGGCCCGCACGGCTGGGCGAGACCGCTGGTCCCCAGGCCCCGTACGCCTTCACACCAGGCGTCGTACTGCTCGTCGAGCTGAGTGAGCGCCTGCGCAGCGGTGCCGGCGTAGTCGAACGTCTCATAGTCCATGGCCGGCCCGCCGAAGTGATTGCCGATCCGCATGCCGAAGACGCCGACGACGATGTGCCCGAGCCGCCAGGCGATGGTCGTGATCGGGGGCGGGTCCGGCGTGGGAAAGGCGAAATCGATGGTGAACTCGCCGCTGCCGGCCTGAACGGGAGCCTGCGAGCGGCCTCTCGGCCGCACACTCCAGCAGTCCGGGGCGGGCTCCCAGAAGTACTCGTCGTCGGTCAGCCCCGCCAGCCGTGGGCGCAACTGATGCTCCCAGTGCCAATCGAGCTGATCGGCGAGTTCGTGCGGCCAGTCCATTCGATTCTCCTCTCTCCCGGTCGCCGGAATGATCTACTACTGCACACCGTCCCGGATCCGAACACCCGGATGGTTGGCCCGCAGATTTCTCGCAGCCAGCGTGACCGTCCGTTCGATCCGCCGCTTCCTCGTGTCCGGCGTCTTGGCTGACGCTATCCACTGCAGGATCAACCGTGTCGAAGACGGCGGAAACTTCTCGAAGTTCGCGTGTGCAACCTCGTTTCGCGTGAACGCTGCCCGCAGATCGCCGGGGACCACCGAGTTGTCGCCGTTCGCCGCGTTCTCCCAGGTCCCCTTGGACTTGGCCAGATCGATGGCCGCCTGACCGGCCTCGGTCATCAGTCCCTGCTCGATCATGCTCGCCGCGCGCTGCCGGTTGACCCGGCTCCAGGAACTGCGCGCGGTGCGGGGCGTGAAGCGCAGGCGCGAACTGTCGGCGTCGTGTGTGCGGTGCAGGCCGTCGATCCATCCGAAGCACAGCGCCTGTTCGATCGCCTCGTGATAGCGGATGCTCGGCCTCCCGCTGTCCTTGTGGGGGATGACCAGCCAGACCTCCTTCTCGGACCGGCAATTCTCCGAGAGCCATGCACGCCACTGTGCGGCCGTGCGAGCGACGACGGTGTCCACGTCACACCCCCGCCTTCGACGCGAGAATGTCCAGGTAGTGCTGATTGAACATCACGCCGAGTATGTTCCCGAACGGGTCGGTCACGGACGCGGTGACGAATCCCGGCCCGCGCTCGACCGGCTTCCCGTGCAGGGTGGCACCCAGGGACAGCAGCCGCTCGACACTCGCCTCCACATCGTCGACGTGCCAGTAGGTCATCGTGTTCTCGGCGTCACGCGAACGGTCCGGTCCGGCAAATCGGCTGTCGATGATGCCGAGTTCGTGCTGGTAGTCGCCGATCCGAAACTCGATGTAGGCGGGCGCCCCCGCCACCGAGCGCACGAAATACGGCTCGACTCCGAGCAGTTCGGTGTACCAGGCCCGGGCGGCCGTCAGGTCGTCGGCGTAGAAGCTGACGGTGGTGAGTCCTCGCAACATGGGTGGATCCTTTCCTCGGTCGGTGACAAGATCCATCCTCCGACTCAAAGTGCTCACCTATTGAGCACTTTCCGAGGGAAACTGTGAGCATGCGCGCTGACCGACTCGTCGCCACCCTCCTGCTGATGCAATCCCGGGGTCGGGTGACCGCCGCCGAAGTCGCCGAGGAACTCGAGGTGTCCGTCGCCACGGCGCGCCGAGACCTGGAGGCGTTGTCCGCAGCGGGGATCCCGGTCTACCCGCAGTCCGGGCGCGGTGGCGGGTGGTCGCTCCTCGGCGGCGCTCGCACCGACCTCAGCGGGCTGTCCGCCACCGAGGCGCAGGCACTGACCCTGCTGGTCGGACCGGCCGCCGCCGTCTCGGGAGAGGCCAAGGCGGCGCTGCGCAAACTCGTGCGGGCGCTGCCACAGACCTTCCGGGCCGACGCCGAGGCCGCCGCCACTGCCACCATGATCGACCCCACCCGGTGGGGCGAGCATGACCGCCGCAGACCCGAGATGGTCGACCTGCTGCAGGCCGCCGTCATCCGGCGCCGGAAAGTCCGTCTGACCTACACCACCAGCGCCGGGCAGCGGTCCGACAGACTCGTCGACCCGTGGGGTCTCGTCGACAAGGACGACGTCTGGTACCTGCTCGCCGGCACCGAACGGGGTCAGCGAACCTTCCGGGTCGACCGGATCGTCGACGCCGAATCGACGGAGCAACCCGCCGAGCGCCCCGACGACTTCACGCTCGCCGCGGCGTGGGACGAAGTGGTCGGCGAGGTGGAGCAGCGGCGTTCCACGACGTGGGCGACGGTGCTCATCGACGCCAGGTTCGTGCCGATTCTTCGTGACCACTTCGGGCGGCACTGCCACCCCGACGGTGAGGGTGACGACGGTCGCGCCCGGGTGCGCCTCGCCGCACCGACCCCGTTGGACATCGCCCGAAACCTCGCCGGCTGGGGCTCGATGGTCGAAGTCCTCGAACCGCGGGCGGTCCGCGCCGAACTCGCCCGAATCGGCACAGAACTCGCCCACCGGTACGCCGGCGAGGACGATCAGTCGGCCAGGTAACGCTCCACGGTCTCGACCTTCGCTCGCAGCTGACCGCTGCGCGCCGGCCGGATATCCGCCTTCAGCACCAGGCTGACCCGCGGAAACTGTTCCAGCAGAACGTCTGTCGCGCGCTTCACGACTGCCATTACCTCGTCCCACTCACCCTCGACGGTGGTGAACATCGACGTGGTCTCGTTGGGCAGCCCGGATTCGCGGACCACCCGCACGGCCGCGGCGACGGCAGCACCGACACTGTCGGAGTCCCCGCCCATCGGGCTGACGCTGAATGCCACCAGCATGTGCTCTCCTTCTGTGGGAATCGATAGCCACCATCGAATCACCTCGTCCGGGTCTCCGCTGCACCCATCGGGTACTCCGCCTGCAGAGCTACGCGGACGTTCCACAGACATACGTCGGGCGGCGCCCCTGATCAAGGGGACGCCGCCCGCGAGCACGAACATCTGGTTACCAAGCTGCATGGTTGCGCGGGGTCAAATGTGGCCTCGGCGTCGGGCATCCCCCCGCCTGACGCAAGCCCACCGCGCTGAGCCCAGTTAGTGGGCCGTGCTTTTGCGTGGGTGCCTACAACTCGTGCTGGGCGCCACGACCGAGAGGTGGAATCTTCTCTTCCGGTCCGACCTTGGTCTGTCGTGGATCCGTACCTCAGGTCTACCCCGCATACCCGGATAAGGCAACGGACGTGAGCCCCCGCGCGCAAGCCGATGCTTCCTAGGCCGTTCGGGGCAGGGACCCTGTGGGCGCGCCCGCGTGTGCCTGCCGCCGCAGCGCCTCGAGATTCTGCCGCATCTGCGGCCGCATGTCCCGGTGCTGCGGCTGGAGGCGTGCGTAGAGCGAGAGCAGCGGGCGGTACGGCAGTACGTCGATCCGATACGAATGCGTCACCCGGGTCCCGTCACCGTCCGCCCTGAAGGTGTATGACCAGGTGGTCGAGTCGTGGTACAGCGGGTTGCGCCGATCCGACACGGTGTGGAATTCGAATTTCCTGCCCGGATCGGACGCGGCCACTTCGCAGACCCGGGACCATCGCATGTGATGTGCGCGATTGCGTCCCCGGAATCGGGCGCCCACGGTCCCCGGCGACCGTCCCGGTAGCCAGCCGCAACTGCGGCACTCGGGGCTGCGTTCGTTGATGCGGGTGACGTCGGCGACCACGTCGTACAGCTGCCGTGCCGGGACGTCGATCCACACCTCCACCGAGCCCTCGGTGCGGGGTGACTGGTGGATCCGGGGGCTCACGTCGAGGTCGGTGCCCCATCGAGCGGCACACGCCCGCCGATATGGTCGCTTGAACACATGGAGCAACATGAACCGGGTAGCGGGACCGACTTTGTGAACGGTGACGTCGTAGTCTTCCCAATCGACACCGTCGACAATCCAGTGAGCTTCGATCCCCAGCTCCCGCTTGGTCTTCGAGGCGATGAACACCTGCTCTTCGACGTCGTCCCACCGACGACGGGTCAGGGTTCGGGCGACGACCGGCATCATCTCGTCCTCCTCACGCTGCAGATGCGGCAGCAGAACCTGTTCGAGAGCGGCGAGAGCATGCGAAAGTCCGTCTCGGGCAGTCGGATGCACACGGTATTCGGTTGCCGCAGCGGTGACCCGCTCCATCTCGGGGCGGATCCGCGCATGGTCGGCGTCCATCGCGTCGAGCAGTGCCCCGGCGTCCGGGTTCAGCTCACGGACCAGCGGCCACAGCCCACGGTCCTCACCGCTGTGGTGCAGGTGCAGGAAATGCATCATCCACACGAGATGATCTGCGAGAGCGACCCGTTGGGTCTGCGCGGGCGGCGGTGCTGTGCGCAATACCTGCGCAGAGCGAGCGATATCACGGCGCAGTGCGTTGTGGACGATGCGCATGATGCGAGTGTCGACAGGTTGCAGAGTGTCGGTTGTCATGACTTACTCCAGACAATGGCGCCGGTGTGTCACACCGGGCGGTCGAGGATTTCTTCGATGCGGTCGATCAGCCATGACTCGTAGCGGAGGCGACTCCAACCGCATTCGTCCACAAGCAGGGCGTAGACCTGGTCGTGGGCCTGGACCCACAGTTCGTCGACCTGACCTGGATCGGCGTGACGACCCACGATCAGGTCTGCGACGTCGGCGACCGCGCGCCTGCGCTGCCCCTCCAGGTCGGCGGCCACCGCTGCGAGCGTGGTATCGGTCGTCGCACCCTGGCGGATTGCCACGGCCAGGCGGTGGGTGCGCTCGTTGATCGTGGCGATCAGGCGCGCACCCGACTCGATGCGGTCACCGGTCGTGCGCCCCGTTCCGATCGCCGTGTAGACGGGCCGGTCGGCCAACGGCACCTGAGCGTCATCGCCGACGATGGCGACCTCCAGTGCCGCTTTCAACAAGTCGGCCTTGGATCCGAATGTCGCGTAGACGGTTTCGACGGAAACCTCCGCGGCCCGCGCGATATCCCGCACTCCGGTGCCGGCCCAGCCGCGCTCGGCGAACAACCGGGTGGCGGCCTCGAGCACGACCGCCCGCGTCTGCGCTGCCTGCATGCGACGCAGTGGTGAGCGGTACCGGCGGGTCCCGGATCCGCCCGGCACCGCCGAGTCGGGCTCGACCGTCGCCATACCTAATCCTAGAACGCACAAGTTTTCAATACAACCGTGTTCAGGTGATTTCAGCGGGCGTGCTGACTCCCGCCGACTTCCAATACAGCTCCTTCGTCGACGGATCCGGAGAGTCGCACCTGACACCGAACAATCTCATGGCCGGCCAGTCCTCGATCGAATTACCTACTTTTCAACGGTTTCACTGCTACCGACCCGGCGGAACGATTCGACGCGGATGCCTGCAGCCTTCCGTCGAGGATCGCGTCAGAGCGGAGAGCATGGAAAGTTCTACGCTCACAGCGGTATCAGCCGTTTCGCCGACAGGGTAGGCACGGTCGGTCAGCAGTGAGAAGGCATCGACGGTGACGCATCCCCGCCCGGCCGACCGGTTGACTTGCCCGACTTGTCCTATCCGGGACTTTCGGCCTCGCGCGGTTGTCCACGCGTCCTGTACAACTGAATGAGGGATGCCAGATTGTGACATGAACCACACCTGACCGTTATCTTACGACTCGATTACCTAGAGCTGAACACTAGGTTCCCGGGACCCCCGCGGTGGCAGTGCGGGTGTGCGAGCGGGGCCGGAAGGGACACCTCACATGCTGCTGCCGATGTCGCCGACCGATTCGCTGTTCCTCCTCGGCGAGTCGCGGGAACATCCGATGCACGTCGGCGGGCTGGCAGTATTCACGCCACCGGACGGCGCCGACGCGGCCGACATGGGGGCGATGTTCGAGACGGCTGCAACCTCCGACGAGGTGGCACCGCTCTTCCGCAAGCAGGCCCGACGATCGGTGACCACCCTGGGACAGTGGGGTTGGGACACCGCGACCGACGTCGACGTCGACTACCACGTGCACCGCAACGCCCTCCCTCAACCGGGTGGCATGCCCGAACTGATGACACTGGTGGCCCGGCTGCACGGCACCGCGCTCGACCGCACCCGCCCACTGTGGGAGATACACCTGATCGAAGGCCTCGCCGACGGCCGCTACGCCGTGTACACCAAGATCCACCACGCCCTCGCCGACGGCGCATCGGCGATGAACCTGTTGCGCCGCAGCATGAGCGAGGACCCCACCCGCACGGGCATGCCCGCCCCCTGGCAACCCGCCGCACCCGCGACGGCGACCGACACCGCCCTGCCAGAACATGCGTCAACGATGCCGCCGAATCCGCGTGGCCTACCGGGTCAGGTCCTGCGCGGAATCCGCGCCGCGTCGAGCGAGGTCGTCGGCCTGGCACCGGCTCTCGCCGGCACCGTCGAACGCGCCCTACGCGCCGAGGGCGGCCCGTTATCCATGCAGGCACCGCACACGATGTTCAACGTCGAGATCGGGGGCGCCCGCCAATTCGCCGCCCGCACCTGGCCACTCGAACGGATACGGCTGCTCGCCAAGCACGCCGACGCCACCGTCAACGACATCATCCTGGCGATGTCCGCAGGAGCACTGCGCGGCTACCTGCACGACCTCGGTGCGCTGCCGGCCGATCCGCTGATCGCGATGGTCCCGGTGTCCCTGCGCCCCAACACCTCCGGCATCGATGTGGAATCCGCGAACGGGAACCGGATCGGGGTCCTGATGTGCAACCTCGCCACCCACCTACCCGACCCCGCCCACCGCCTCGACACCGTGCGCACCTGCATGCGCGAAGGCAAACACGCCCTCCGCACGATGAGCCCCGCCCAAGTGCTGGCGATGAGCGCCGTCGGCGCCGCCCCACTCGGTATCGAAATGATCCTCGGCCGGCGAGGACCACAGCGGCCGCCGTTCAACCTGGTGATCTCCAACGTCGCCGGACCCGGCACCCCGCTGTACTGGAACGGCGCCCGCCTCGACTCCCTCTACCCCCTGTCGATCCCGGTCACCGGACAAGCCCTGAACATCACGTGCACCAGCAGCGACGACCAGCTCGTGTTCGGGTTGACCGGCTGCCGACGCACCATCCCGAACCTGCACCACATGCTCGACCACCTCGACACCGAACTCGGCACCCTCGAACACGTCGTCGGTCTGTAACACCACCGACGCCACAACACCGGCGTCCGCCCAGTAGAAGGAATTCCATGAAAATCCACAAGTCACTGCTCATACTGCTACTCGGCGGCACCGCCGCCCTCCGCACGATCCTCCGCCGCCCCACCCCGCGCCGCCGCGGACACGGCGTCCCCTTCCACGCCAACGGCTGACACCATCGATGACGCCACGCAGGTGGGTGGTCGCATGAGTCGATCCAGATCTCAGTGCACACTCGGCCCGGTCAGCGCAGCAAGTCTGAAGCCAACAGCCCCGTCCGAAGTGCTTCATACTCGCCGTCGTCGAGAGCAAGTAGAGGGGACCTCACGGTTCTGTTCTGCAGGACAGCGAGCAACTGCAGCGCCCCTTTGACCGTCGTCGCACCGTAATTGGGGACACCCATTACCGCACGCAGAGCCGGCTGCAGGCGGGCATTGATCTCCCGCGCGGTTTCGACGTCCCCCGAGAAGAAGGCCTCGATCATGGCGCGGATCTCGTCGCCCGCCACGTGGCCGAGAACAGAGACGACCCCGCATGCCCCGTACGCGAGGAAACCCAGGGTGAGGCTGTCGTCTCCCGAGTAGACCGCGTAGCCCAATTCGCGCAGCATGATCGCTTGTGTGGGGTCGCCGGCCGCATCCTTCACCGCGACCACGGACGGCCAGTCCGCCATCGCCTCGAATGTCGAGGGCGCCAGCTTGGTGCCGGCCCGGCTGGGAATGTCGTAGAGCATGACGGGGGCATCGACGGCATCCACTACGTAGCGAAAGTGTTGCAGTATCCCGCCTTGACTCGGCCTGTTGTAGTACGGCGTTACCAGCAGGAGCCCGTCGGCACCCTGCATGACGGCCTGGCGCGCCAATTCCAGCGTATGGCGGGTGTCGTTTGTGCCCACCCCGGCAATGATCTTGGCGCGGTTGCCTACCGCGTCCTTGACCACTCGCAGTATCCGACCATCCTCGGCGGTGGTGGTCGTGGCAGCCTCACCGGTTGTCCCGGACACGACCAGTCCGTCGTGTCCGTGGTCGACCAAGTGCAGAGCGATTCGAGCAGTCGCCTCCTCGTCGATCTCGCCGTCCACGGTGAACGCCGTAGCCATAGCAGTAAGCACGCGCCCGAACGGAGCGACAGGCGCTGACGGAAGTGTCATTGCCCCAGTGTATGCGCCATCAAACGGCGACAGCGTCGACCGAACCGGCTATTCACTGACTGCAACCCATCAGGGTCGCGCGGCGGACGACGGCCGCCCCGGTCGTAGCCGTGACGACCGGTGAGCTGCTCGCGGCCGCCGTCGCGAATCACCACCCTCTCGGACCGGCGGACGAGTTCTCGATCATGCGGTGCGGCAGCATGATCGGGGCACCAGGCTGTTCTGGAGTGGTTCTGGCACAGGATGTCAGGCCTGGAGACGTGGTGGCATCGGTCAGTCGCGACGGCAACGATCTGGTGGGCTCGGCCGCTGCCGTCTCCGTCGCCCACGGCCGCATGCACGAGCTCACAACCGAACAGTCCCGGTGACTACCCACGGCAGCACCTCATCGCGCGTAATACTGGGGTACCCGACCTTCCGAGGAGACGCGACATGAGCCTGTACGCAGTAGTGGACCCGGCCACCGGGAAGACGGTGCGCGAATACCCGACCGCCACCGATGAGGAGATGCAGGCGGCGTTGTCCGCGGCGGACAAGGCACACCGTGAGTGGTCGCGGCGCTCGACGATTTCCGAGCGCGCTGGACTGCTCACGCGAGTCGCCGAGTTACACACCGAACGCCGCGACGAACTGGCCAAGATCATCCAGCGGGAGATGGGCAAGCCACTCGATCAGTCGCTGGGGGAAGTGGACTTCAGCGCCGCGATCTACCAGTACTACGCCGACAACGCCGAGAAGTTCCTCGCCGACGAGCCCATCGACCTGGTCGAGGGCACCGGTTCCGCGCTGATCCGGCGGCGCTCGATCGGTGTGCTGATCGGCATCATGCCGTGGAACTACCCCTACTACCAGGTGGCCCGGTTCGCGGGTCCGAATCTGGCGCTGGGCAACACGATCGTGCTCAAACACGCACCGCAGTGTCCCGAATCGGCGGCGGCGCTGCACCAGATCTTCAGCGACGCCGGATATCCGGAGGGCGCCTACGTCAACGTCTACGCGACCAACGAGCAGATCGCCGACGCGATCGCCGACCCGCGGGTCCAGGGCGTGTCGCTGACCGGGTCCGAGCGTGCGGGTGCGGCGGTCGCCGAGATCGCCGGACGCAATCTCAAGAAGGTGGTGCTGGAACTCGGCGGTTCCGATCCGTTCATCGTGCTCAGTTC includes these proteins:
- a CDS encoding SRPBCC family protein; the protein is MFTSTPSALSAGAENGYSSPVPHSFSADSDAPVDTMWALVARPSRWPEWAPHVRGAWGLGFPEIEAGRCGAARLLWIVPVPASISAKTPGRSWTWRVGPMTLDHLVEPRGTGSRITMTMSAPGPLDAVLGVTYGPVVRTLVRRLARVAGER
- a CDS encoding YdeI/OmpD-associated family protein; the encoded protein is MDTVVARTAAQWRAWLSENCRSEKEVWLVIPHKDSGRPSIRYHEAIEQALCFGWIDGLHRTHDADSSRLRFTPRTARSSWSRVNRQRAASMIEQGLMTEAGQAAIDLAKSKGTWENAANGDNSVVPGDLRAAFTRNEVAHANFEKFPPSSTRLILQWIASAKTPDTRKRRIERTVTLAARNLRANHPGVRIRDGVQ
- a CDS encoding MTH1187 family thiamine-binding protein, giving the protein MLVAFSVSPMGGDSDSVGAAVAAAVRVVRESGLPNETTSMFTTVEGEWDEVMAVVKRATDVLLEQFPRVSLVLKADIRPARSGQLRAKVETVERYLAD
- a CDS encoding VOC family protein, with the translated sequence MLRGLTTVSFYADDLTAARAWYTELLGVEPYFVRSVAGAPAYIEFRIGDYQHELGIIDSRFAGPDRSRDAENTMTYWHVDDVEASVERLLSLGATLHGKPVERGPGFVTASVTDPFGNILGVMFNQHYLDILASKAGV
- a CDS encoding hemerythrin domain-containing protein; this encodes MTTDTLQPVDTRIMRIVHNALRRDIARSAQVLRTAPPPAQTQRVALADHLVWMMHFLHLHHSGEDRGLWPLVRELNPDAGALLDAMDADHARIRPEMERVTAAATEYRVHPTARDGLSHALAALEQVLLPHLQREEDEMMPVVARTLTRRRWDDVEEQVFIASKTKRELGIEAHWIVDGVDWEDYDVTVHKVGPATRFMLLHVFKRPYRRACAARWGTDLDVSPRIHQSPRTEGSVEVWIDVPARQLYDVVADVTRINERSPECRSCGWLPGRSPGTVGARFRGRNRAHHMRWSRVCEVAASDPGRKFEFHTVSDRRNPLYHDSTTWSYTFRADGDGTRVTHSYRIDVLPYRPLLSLYARLQPQHRDMRPQMRQNLEALRRQAHAGAPTGSLPRTA
- a CDS encoding helix-turn-helix transcriptional regulator; the protein is MRADRLVATLLLMQSRGRVTAAEVAEELEVSVATARRDLEALSAAGIPVYPQSGRGGGWSLLGGARTDLSGLSATEAQALTLLVGPAAAVSGEAKAALRKLVRALPQTFRADAEAAATATMIDPTRWGEHDRRRPEMVDLLQAAVIRRRKVRLTYTTSAGQRSDRLVDPWGLVDKDDVWYLLAGTERGQRTFRVDRIVDAESTEQPAERPDDFTLAAAWDEVVGEVEQRRSTTWATVLIDARFVPILRDHFGRHCHPDGEGDDGRARVRLAAPTPLDIARNLAGWGSMVEVLEPRAVRAELARIGTELAHRYAGEDDQSAR
- a CDS encoding DinB family protein, with translation MDWPHELADQLDWHWEHQLRPRLAGLTDDEYFWEPAPDCWSVRPRGRSQAPVQAGSGEFTIDFAFPTPDPPPITTIAWRLGHIVVGVFGMRIGNHFGGPAMDYETFDYAGTAAQALTQLDEQYDAWCEGVRGLGTSGLAQPCGPSEGPFADYPMAALVLHINREVIHHGAEVALLRDLYLRRPA
- a CDS encoding HemK2/MTQ2 family protein methyltransferase; its protein translation is MLVRLPGVYRPQRDTWLLAEALAARDLGPGTRVLDLCCGTGALSVEACAAGAGWVTAVDVSRRAAISTWLNAKLNRRTIRVVRGDLVDAVRTLRFDVVVANPPYAPATDDGRPGRVLARAWDAGVDGRAVLDRICSETPDLLAPGGTLLLVQSTLNGVDKTRAMLEERGLRVDVVASEDVPFGPALASRTRMLESRELIRPGQRTERIAVLAATDLRSGTTRHRHTRR
- a CDS encoding TetR/AcrR family transcriptional regulator, which translates into the protein MATVEPDSAVPGGSGTRRYRSPLRRMQAAQTRAVVLEAATRLFAERGWAGTGVRDIARAAEVSVETVYATFGSKADLLKAALEVAIVGDDAQVPLADRPVYTAIGTGRTTGDRIESGARLIATINERTHRLAVAIRQGATTDTTLAAVAADLEGQRRRAVADVADLIVGRHADPGQVDELWVQAHDQVYALLVDECGWSRLRYESWLIDRIEEILDRPV
- a CDS encoding M16 family metallopeptidase; this encodes MAKIDRSRTAALTQAPTLHEPDAGVRRTVLPGGLRVVTEYVPGVRSASVGVWVGVGSRDEQPTVAGAAHFLEHLLFKATPSRSALDIAQVMDGVGGELNAFTSKEHTCFYAHVLDDDLPLAIDLVSDVVLRGRCRSSDVDVERQVVLEEISMRDDDPEDLLGDAFLTALYGDHPVGRPVIGSVESIESMTRTQLHSFHVRRYTPPRMVVAVAGNVEHDHTVELVRRAFAGHLESASEPAPRRAGTLRLRTEPALSLTNRDSEQVHLSLGVRAFGRHESHRWALSVLNAAVGGGLSSRLFQEVREIRGLAYSVYSGIDTFSDTGAFSIYAGCQPENLGEVTTVIREVLSNVAAEGITDAECARAKGSLRGGLVLGLEDSGSRMHRIGRSELNYGNHRSITETLSKIDAVTTDEVRDVARVLLQRPFGAAVVGPYRRKRDLPASVRGIVR